One genomic segment of Paenibacillus xylanexedens includes these proteins:
- a CDS encoding DinB family protein: MTKTTALDVLLIQKDDTWDQCNWIVPLSKSLEGLTAEQAAWIPPAGGLSIWQLVNHMYYYNHRLLCRMQGKEPTLPSVDSNEYTFGNSGDPTDAVGWNTLLQGTTRLAQQLRDQLAALQEPDLEAAYMDSEEKWAHELSRWVLHDAYHAGQIVLLRRQQGSWKIVF; the protein is encoded by the coding sequence ATGACAAAAACAACAGCACTAGATGTGTTACTTATTCAAAAGGATGATACCTGGGATCAATGTAATTGGATTGTACCTTTGTCGAAATCCTTGGAGGGTCTTACAGCAGAACAAGCAGCCTGGATTCCACCCGCAGGGGGATTGAGCATCTGGCAGTTGGTTAACCATATGTATTATTACAACCATCGCTTATTGTGTCGCATGCAAGGTAAGGAGCCTACCCTTCCTTCTGTAGACTCCAATGAATACACATTTGGGAATTCCGGAGATCCAACGGACGCAGTTGGATGGAATACACTGCTACAGGGTACAACTCGATTAGCCCAGCAGTTGCGAGATCAATTAGCTGCACTACAAGAACCAGATCTTGAAGCGGCATATATGGACTCCGAAGAGAAATGGGCACACGAACTATCTCGCTGGGTACTCCATGATGCGTATCACGCAGGTCAGATCGTGCTCCTCCGCAGACAGCAAGGAAGCTGGAAAATCGTTTTCTAA
- a CDS encoding DMT family transporter, producing MEKTSAASPVYRKERSNTGFWLVVLGAALWGVDPLFRIILLNTMTSTQIVLVEHIIVSLIAIPVLWKFRSDLKNLRARHWIAVIFISWGGSALATVLFTMALTHNDPNTVLLLQKMQPLFAIVLAKLLLKETLPRRFGGLFFIALAGTYLLTFGFTLPLGNWDNWIHAGSLLSLGAAALWGGSTVMGRLMLGQARYETVTSLRFVVALPLLIFMTWNEGAAWTFPSGTGEQTAVILNILGQALLPGLLSLLLYYKGLSSTKASVATLAELSFPMAGVLVNWIAFRTLITWEQLLGFILIWVALFAISRQQERSSTAADAAPKLRTE from the coding sequence ATGGAAAAGACATCAGCAGCATCACCTGTTTACCGCAAGGAACGAAGTAATACCGGATTCTGGCTTGTAGTTCTCGGCGCCGCCTTATGGGGTGTAGACCCACTCTTCCGCATTATTTTGCTAAATACGATGACATCAACGCAGATTGTACTGGTGGAACACATCATCGTCAGTCTTATTGCCATTCCCGTACTGTGGAAATTCCGGTCTGACCTGAAAAACCTGCGTGCTCGCCACTGGATTGCCGTGATTTTTATCTCATGGGGAGGATCAGCACTCGCAACGGTATTGTTCACCATGGCGCTTACACATAACGATCCGAATACGGTGCTTTTATTGCAAAAAATGCAACCACTCTTCGCTATCGTGCTGGCTAAACTTTTATTAAAAGAAACGTTGCCACGTCGCTTCGGTGGATTGTTCTTCATAGCATTAGCAGGAACGTACCTGCTTACATTTGGCTTTACATTGCCATTAGGTAACTGGGACAACTGGATTCATGCTGGAAGCTTGTTGTCCCTTGGGGCTGCTGCCTTATGGGGAGGTTCAACTGTTATGGGACGATTGATGCTGGGGCAGGCGCGTTATGAAACGGTCACCTCCCTTCGCTTTGTCGTTGCTCTCCCGCTCCTGATCTTTATGACGTGGAACGAAGGTGCCGCATGGACGTTTCCGTCCGGAACGGGTGAACAGACTGCTGTCATCCTCAACATTCTCGGTCAGGCATTGTTACCAGGTCTGCTCAGTCTTCTGTTGTATTACAAAGGTCTGTCGTCAACCAAAGCATCTGTTGCAACTCTCGCAGAACTTAGCTTCCCGATGGCGGGTGTGTTGGTGAACTGGATTGCTTTCCGTACACTGATTACATGGGAGCAGCTGCTTGGTTTTATCCTGATCTGGGTGGCCCTCTTCGCCATTTCCAGACAGCAGGAAAGATCATCAACTGCGGCCGATGCTGCACCGAAGCTGCGTACAGAGTAA
- a CDS encoding amidase — translation MSSFSYTSFDAVGLAELIRSREVSPVEMLEAAFARLEEVNPQLNAVIRTYESHAREEAGLVRPGEQPFAGVPLLLKDISQSLEGEFLTSGSRLFSEHRALRNSNFVTRLRDAGFIFIGHTNTPEFGLKNITEPRLHGPTRNPWNINHSPGGSSGGAAAAVASGIVPLAGAGDGGGSIRIPASFSGLFGLKPTRGRTPVGPGVGRQWQGASIDFALSRSVRDSAALLDTLQVIQPEAAFHAPLFPGSYLADMSYPHQRKLKIAYTTDSPVGTPVSAEAKESVYKLVRWLEDQGHHVEEKLSPVNGVRLMENYYMMNSGEMAAMISSMERSMGRALTSDDMEIESWVLAEAGKKVSAAEFVHSLAEWDVAAAQMSTLFERYDFYVTPVNAFPAPKIGELTPHDEQIRNLMRISELDKTQQQQLIYEMFEPSLTYTPFTQLANLTGQPAISVPLHMTPEGLPMGVQVMATKGREDWLLHLAGQLEQSDLWIGMRGNPLFPA, via the coding sequence ATGTCTTCATTCTCATATACCTCCTTCGACGCCGTAGGTTTGGCTGAACTGATCCGATCCCGGGAAGTATCCCCGGTTGAAATGCTGGAAGCGGCGTTTGCACGCCTTGAAGAAGTGAATCCGCAACTTAATGCGGTTATTCGTACATATGAATCTCACGCACGTGAGGAAGCCGGTTTGGTTCGCCCTGGAGAACAACCTTTTGCCGGGGTTCCCCTGCTCTTGAAAGATATTTCGCAATCCTTGGAAGGTGAATTTCTGACTTCAGGCTCCCGTTTGTTCAGCGAGCATCGTGCATTACGCAATTCCAATTTTGTCACTCGACTCCGTGATGCAGGCTTTATCTTCATAGGACATACCAATACGCCTGAATTTGGTTTGAAAAATATTACCGAGCCCCGTCTTCATGGTCCAACTCGCAATCCATGGAATATCAATCACTCCCCAGGTGGTTCAAGTGGGGGTGCAGCTGCCGCTGTAGCTTCGGGTATTGTTCCTCTTGCCGGAGCCGGTGACGGAGGAGGTTCGATTCGTATCCCGGCTTCCTTTAGCGGATTGTTTGGATTGAAGCCAACCCGCGGGCGCACACCTGTAGGACCGGGAGTTGGTCGTCAATGGCAAGGCGCATCGATTGATTTTGCCCTCTCTCGCTCGGTTCGGGACAGTGCTGCATTGCTTGATACGTTACAAGTCATTCAGCCCGAAGCTGCGTTCCATGCTCCACTCTTTCCAGGCAGTTACTTGGCTGATATGAGCTATCCACATCAACGCAAACTGAAAATTGCATACACAACGGATTCGCCCGTGGGAACACCTGTCAGCGCAGAAGCCAAAGAGTCTGTATACAAACTCGTTCGCTGGTTGGAAGATCAAGGTCATCATGTTGAAGAAAAGCTGAGTCCCGTCAACGGAGTTCGGTTGATGGAGAATTATTACATGATGAACAGCGGTGAGATGGCTGCAATGATCTCTTCCATGGAACGATCCATGGGCCGGGCTCTGACCTCCGATGATATGGAGATTGAATCTTGGGTTCTGGCTGAAGCAGGCAAAAAGGTGTCCGCTGCGGAATTTGTACATAGCTTAGCTGAATGGGATGTAGCTGCAGCTCAGATGTCCACCTTATTTGAGCGTTATGACTTCTACGTCACACCCGTTAATGCTTTTCCTGCGCCTAAGATTGGTGAATTAACGCCTCATGACGAACAGATCCGTAATCTGATGCGAATTAGTGAATTGGACAAGACCCAGCAGCAGCAACTCATCTATGAAATGTTTGAGCCAAGTCTTACGTATACACCGTTCACCCAGCTTGCTAATCTGACAGGCCAGCCTGCGATAAGTGTACCTCTGCATATGACACCTGAAGGTTTGCCAATGGGCGTTCAAGTGATGGCAACCAAAGGACGCGAAGATTGGTTATTACATCTGGCTGGACAGCTTGAACAATCAGACCTCTGGATCGGGATGAGAGGTAATCCACTATTTCCAGCATAA
- a CDS encoding DUF1989 domain-containing protein, with product MNTNQRHKQSYRIPAKTGYALKVNKGSLLRITDLEGQQVIDFVAYDATDANHRLDPGVTMDVLRTYRIKPGQFVYSNQYQPLLKIVRDTVGVHDFFNSACRPEMYEVLYDKKDHASCYHNLNTALEPFGILPPDQHYPFNLFMKSVVDSEGKIDVVAPDSRAGDYIEMEALMDLTIGLSACPCEESSCNGYNCTPIQLDVEL from the coding sequence ATGAATACGAATCAGCGCCATAAACAGTCTTATCGTATCCCAGCCAAAACGGGATATGCCCTGAAAGTAAACAAGGGTTCTTTACTACGCATAACGGATCTGGAGGGACAACAAGTCATTGATTTTGTGGCATACGATGCTACGGATGCTAACCATCGCTTGGACCCCGGCGTGACAATGGACGTATTGCGTACTTACCGCATTAAACCGGGACAGTTTGTGTATTCCAATCAATACCAACCTTTACTCAAGATTGTCCGTGACACCGTTGGGGTACATGATTTCTTTAACTCCGCTTGTCGTCCCGAGATGTATGAGGTGTTATACGACAAAAAGGATCACGCGAGTTGTTATCACAACCTGAACACGGCACTGGAACCCTTCGGGATTCTACCACCAGATCAACACTATCCATTTAACCTGTTTATGAAGTCCGTTGTAGACAGTGAAGGCAAAATTGATGTTGTAGCTCCCGACTCTCGTGCAGGTGATTATATCGAGATGGAGGCACTAATGGATCTCACAATTGGGCTCTCTGCTTGTCCTTGTGAAGAAAGCTCATGTAACGGATACAACTGCACCCCAATTCAATTGGATGTGGAACTTTAA
- a CDS encoding LysE family translocator codes for MSVLFSYIILGISLSAPIGPINAAQLDRGARHGFMHAWILGLGAMFADLVYMLLIYFGVAHFLDTPFMRSFLWSFGSFILIYTGVETLSKLKQGIQGTSTAEATVRKSFISGFLMALSNPLNILFWLGIYGSILATTVKHTDTAHLLLYSSGIFIGILVWDVIMAGMASRFHKHSSENVLRWISIISGICLIGFGLYFGYEAVRSIFF; via the coding sequence ATGTCTGTACTGTTCAGTTATATCATTCTGGGAATATCATTGTCCGCTCCAATTGGTCCGATTAACGCCGCCCAACTCGACCGTGGAGCCCGCCACGGATTCATGCATGCCTGGATTCTAGGACTCGGCGCTATGTTTGCAGACTTGGTGTATATGCTGCTGATTTATTTTGGAGTTGCCCATTTTCTGGACACGCCGTTCATGCGCTCTTTTCTCTGGTCATTTGGCAGTTTTATTCTGATTTACACGGGAGTGGAAACGCTCTCGAAGCTGAAGCAAGGCATTCAAGGTACATCTACTGCGGAAGCGACTGTTCGGAAATCGTTTATATCCGGATTTTTGATGGCCCTGTCCAATCCACTGAATATTTTATTTTGGCTTGGGATCTACGGCTCTATTCTCGCGACAACTGTGAAGCATACGGACACGGCTCATTTGCTGCTCTACAGTTCAGGCATATTCATTGGTATTCTGGTGTGGGATGTCATTATGGCTGGCATGGCCAGTCGATTCCACAAACATAGCAGTGAGAATGTATTGCGCTGGATCTCTATCATTTCGGGAATCTGCCTGATCGGATTTGGTTTGTATTTTGGGTACGAAGCTGTACGTTCCATTTTTTTCTGA
- a CDS encoding YqcI/YcgG family protein, translating to MAELYSADEINTLFERLPSWQQDAYSQFGKMIADEDNTYPCVPGRMGFLSGHLRYGFTCDPRSEHAAEDMADLLRQYGPVSRDTGHYASMVVICETPSDLKDHTTVEQYQTLFWQMLNRVSSHDTEPWPEHISTDPHDSSWEFCFGGEPYFCFCATPAHELRASRHFPYLMFAFQPRWVFESINDNTPLGRKMKTLIRKRLAAYDAVPAHPSLMWYGQQDNLEWKQYFLPDDEQTPSKCPFMRMKQALGKLTK from the coding sequence ATGGCGGAGCTGTATAGTGCCGACGAAATAAACACCTTGTTTGAGCGTCTTCCATCTTGGCAGCAGGACGCTTATTCGCAATTTGGTAAAATGATCGCCGACGAAGATAATACGTATCCATGTGTACCTGGACGAATGGGGTTTCTGTCAGGACATTTGAGGTACGGATTTACGTGTGACCCCCGATCTGAACATGCTGCCGAAGATATGGCAGATCTGCTTAGACAATATGGTCCTGTCTCCAGAGACACCGGTCATTATGCTTCCATGGTCGTGATCTGTGAGACGCCAAGTGATCTGAAAGATCATACAACCGTAGAGCAATATCAGACGTTATTCTGGCAAATGCTTAATCGGGTAAGTTCACACGATACCGAGCCGTGGCCGGAACATATTTCAACCGATCCTCATGATTCATCATGGGAGTTTTGCTTTGGCGGAGAGCCTTACTTTTGTTTCTGTGCAACTCCTGCACATGAACTCCGAGCCAGCCGTCATTTTCCTTATCTCATGTTTGCTTTTCAACCGCGGTGGGTATTCGAATCCATTAATGACAACACCCCTCTTGGTCGTAAAATGAAAACCTTGATTCGCAAACGTCTCGCTGCGTATGATGCTGTACCTGCTCACCCTTCGCTGATGTGGTATGGTCAGCAGGATAATCTGGAATGGAAACAGTATTTCCTGCCTGATGATGAGCAGACACCTTCCAAATGTCCATTCATGCGGATGAAGCAAGCCTTAGGCAAGTTGACGAAATAA
- a CDS encoding amino acid permease: MKSQQHRKNDDEKLSWFSLSLFGAGCTLGTGFFLGTSLAIHWAGISVLILLVLAAAGTYFVFGALAQMTADDPKEGAFRTYAGEAFGPWAGFGSGWMYWFSEMLIMGSSLTALGLFSQFWFPKFPLWAFVAIYAAIGLFIAALGAKGLTKTENILAVIKLAATVAFIAIAGAACLGWLPVKVTPEQLKNEWFPHGGKGVWTGFIYAFFAFAGIEVMGLMAANLKEPKDAVKSGRVMLLSVSTLYVISIALILLLVPSAQLTPDESPLVKAMSTIGFTVVVHILNGILIIAGFSTMVASLYAITSMLVKLAEDGDAPKLFTKTWGKKDMPLQALCCTAAGLVLSTLMALWMPKSLFEYVTTAGSLVLMYTWLLICITYIKKMKPVKWNRIKVWIAIVLIVAAVAGTAMEKASRTGLLASVGLLVFLGIITYVVYKVRGSKPPQSAPSKP, encoded by the coding sequence ATGAAAAGTCAGCAACACCGTAAAAACGACGACGAAAAACTAAGTTGGTTCAGCCTATCCTTGTTTGGCGCGGGTTGCACACTGGGAACGGGATTTTTTCTTGGAACCAGTCTCGCGATTCATTGGGCCGGCATATCCGTACTTATATTGTTGGTGCTGGCGGCGGCAGGTACTTACTTTGTATTTGGTGCGCTGGCACAGATGACTGCAGATGATCCAAAGGAAGGCGCTTTTCGAACGTATGCGGGCGAAGCATTCGGACCTTGGGCTGGTTTTGGTAGTGGATGGATGTACTGGTTCTCTGAAATGCTCATCATGGGCAGCTCATTAACGGCACTTGGGCTGTTCTCTCAATTCTGGTTTCCCAAGTTTCCGCTATGGGCATTTGTTGCGATCTATGCCGCTATAGGTCTGTTCATTGCTGCACTGGGAGCGAAGGGATTAACCAAAACGGAGAATATTCTTGCTGTAATCAAACTTGCTGCAACGGTTGCATTTATAGCTATAGCAGGAGCGGCTTGTCTGGGTTGGTTACCTGTAAAAGTCACACCCGAGCAATTGAAGAATGAATGGTTCCCGCATGGGGGGAAAGGCGTATGGACCGGTTTTATCTATGCATTCTTTGCTTTTGCCGGAATCGAGGTTATGGGCTTGATGGCAGCTAACCTGAAAGAACCAAAAGATGCAGTGAAATCAGGTCGAGTAATGTTATTATCGGTCAGTACACTCTATGTGATTTCAATTGCGTTGATCCTGTTGCTTGTACCTTCAGCTCAGTTAACTCCAGATGAAAGTCCGCTTGTCAAAGCCATGTCAACCATTGGATTCACTGTTGTGGTCCACATTCTCAACGGAATTCTGATTATAGCCGGATTCTCGACGATGGTGGCTTCGTTATATGCCATTACGTCCATGTTGGTGAAACTCGCGGAAGATGGAGATGCACCAAAGCTGTTCACGAAGACCTGGGGAAAAAAGGACATGCCACTTCAAGCATTGTGTTGCACAGCGGCTGGATTAGTCCTATCTACGTTGATGGCATTATGGATGCCCAAGAGTTTGTTTGAATATGTGACGACAGCAGGTAGTCTGGTATTAATGTATACATGGCTACTCATCTGCATCACGTACATTAAAAAAATGAAGCCCGTGAAGTGGAATCGCATCAAAGTGTGGATTGCCATAGTGTTAATTGTGGCTGCTGTGGCTGGGACAGCGATGGAAAAAGCCAGCAGAACGGGTCTGCTGGCAAGTGTGGGACTTTTGGTGTTCCTTGGGATCATCACGTATGTTGTTTATAAGGTACGTGGCTCGAAACCACCACAGTCAGCTCCATCCAAACCATAA
- a CDS encoding aldo/keto reductase — METRKYGNTGMNVSTLGFGGAEIGKNVSKTDVATLLNSALDAGLNVIDTAECYGDSEELIGEVLSRRRDDYYLFTKCGHAAGIEGPDWDAKVLEQTIDRSLKRLKTDYVDVIHLHSCSEEVLRQGAVIEVLQRAKESGKTRFIGYSGDTTDALYAIQTGVFDSLETSLNIADQEAIDLTLPEARKRNMGVIAKRPIANAAWTYETLSEEAYPFIYWKRLSELNYGFLGEDAQAAVETALRFTLSTEGVDTAIVGTAKPNRWQQNADLVAKGPLLQELYDDIRARWKEIAGADWTGRT; from the coding sequence ATGGAAACGCGCAAGTACGGTAATACTGGCATGAACGTAAGTACACTTGGATTTGGCGGAGCGGAAATAGGCAAAAATGTATCCAAAACGGATGTAGCAACATTGCTGAATAGTGCCCTGGATGCTGGATTAAACGTGATAGACACGGCTGAATGTTACGGTGACAGCGAGGAATTAATCGGCGAGGTGTTGTCACGTCGGCGTGATGACTACTATTTATTCACCAAATGTGGACATGCTGCCGGGATCGAAGGTCCGGATTGGGATGCCAAAGTACTGGAGCAAACGATTGACCGTAGTCTGAAACGGCTGAAAACCGACTATGTGGATGTTATCCATTTGCATAGCTGCTCCGAAGAAGTACTCCGACAAGGAGCAGTGATCGAAGTGCTACAGCGTGCCAAGGAATCAGGTAAGACCAGGTTTATCGGATACAGTGGGGATACAACAGATGCGCTATATGCGATTCAGACCGGAGTATTTGACAGTCTGGAGACTTCATTAAATATCGCAGATCAGGAAGCAATTGATCTTACGTTGCCTGAGGCAAGAAAAAGAAACATGGGTGTAATCGCGAAAAGACCAATTGCCAATGCGGCCTGGACGTATGAAACACTTTCGGAAGAGGCTTATCCATTTATATACTGGAAGCGCTTAAGCGAACTTAACTATGGTTTTCTGGGTGAAGATGCCCAGGCAGCGGTGGAGACAGCACTGCGTTTTACGCTAAGTACTGAAGGTGTAGACACAGCTATTGTAGGAACAGCCAAGCCCAATCGCTGGCAGCAAAATGCTGATCTTGTGGCTAAGGGGCCACTCCTGCAGGAACTGTATGATGATATTAGAGCACGATGGAAAGAAATCGCCGGAGCAGATTGGACTGGCCGGACTTAA
- a CDS encoding SDR family NAD(P)-dependent oxidoreductase → MNVPTFHLDGQTALVTGAGRGIGKAIAIGLAQSGCDVVLVSRTMKEIEETAAYIYEQTGRKALALTADVTSKEQMEETFQEAISEMGSLDILVNNAGMNIRTPALEVTDEQWETIMQTNLKSAFFASQLAGQHMKERGTGKIINISSVGGHTALRTGVVYGATKAALIHMTKVLALEWGKYGIRVNSVGPWYFRTPLTEKLLDDPQYLQEIVSRTPLQRVGELEEVVGPVVFLASDAAGYITGQTLLVDGGMSIYGF, encoded by the coding sequence ATGAACGTACCCACATTCCATCTTGATGGACAGACAGCACTGGTGACAGGTGCGGGGAGAGGAATCGGAAAAGCAATTGCGATTGGACTTGCCCAGTCAGGCTGTGACGTTGTACTTGTATCTCGTACAATGAAAGAAATTGAGGAGACAGCCGCCTATATCTATGAACAGACAGGGCGTAAAGCGCTAGCTCTGACGGCGGATGTGACATCAAAAGAACAAATGGAAGAGACGTTTCAAGAGGCGATCTCGGAGATGGGTAGTCTGGACATTCTGGTGAATAACGCAGGTATGAACATACGGACTCCAGCACTTGAAGTGACGGACGAGCAGTGGGAGACCATCATGCAGACAAACTTAAAATCGGCTTTCTTCGCTTCGCAATTGGCGGGTCAGCATATGAAAGAACGTGGGACTGGGAAGATCATTAACATCTCTTCGGTAGGCGGTCACACGGCTTTGCGGACAGGGGTTGTATATGGCGCGACCAAAGCTGCGTTAATTCATATGACCAAAGTGCTCGCACTGGAATGGGGCAAGTATGGAATCCGTGTCAATTCAGTAGGACCATGGTATTTCCGAACACCTCTGACTGAAAAACTGCTGGATGATCCCCAGTATTTGCAGGAAATTGTAAGCCGTACACCGCTACAGCGAGTGGGAGAACTCGAAGAAGTGGTAGGGCCGGTTGTATTCCTGGCATCAGATGCAGCGGGATACATAACGGGTCAGACGTTATTGGTTGACGGTGGAATGTCCATTTATGGCTTCTAA
- a CDS encoding GNAT family N-acetyltransferase: MNMKIELVPRERSQVIRHLMQFYLYDFTKYLNIDVDSNGIFPEYPGLEAFWAEEDSKFPFLITSDGAPAGFALVEKLEPGSKDNDYYLTEFFVMQKYRRSGVGTRAAYELFKRFPGRWKVTQVRNNVIAQAFWRKIIGDYTGGRFREKFHPELGNPSQYFVT; the protein is encoded by the coding sequence ATGAATATGAAAATAGAACTGGTTCCCCGGGAACGAAGTCAGGTGATTCGTCATTTAATGCAATTTTATCTATATGATTTTACTAAATATCTGAATATTGACGTGGACAGTAACGGCATTTTTCCGGAATATCCCGGTCTGGAGGCATTCTGGGCAGAAGAGGACAGCAAGTTTCCTTTTTTGATTACAAGTGATGGGGCACCTGCAGGGTTTGCTCTGGTGGAAAAATTGGAGCCTGGAAGTAAGGATAACGACTACTATTTGACTGAGTTTTTTGTGATGCAAAAATATCGGCGCAGTGGGGTGGGCACTCGGGCAGCCTATGAGCTGTTTAAACGTTTTCCAGGAAGATGGAAAGTGACTCAGGTTCGTAACAATGTCATTGCGCAGGCGTTCTGGCGAAAAATTATAGGGGATTATACCGGAGGCCGTTTTCGAGAAAAGTTCCATCCGGAGCTAGGCAATCCAAGCCAGTATTTTGTAACCTGA
- the xerS gene encoding tyrosine recombinase XerS: protein MEVSNLTNVQKEIDRRKLDDKLPSMPWFVQQFMDYKLPDLSPSTLLEYLRDYEAFFGWLRAEGLSEASSNKEVTLNELEVLRMDSVTAYRLFLTTKREGTNSRITVSRKLSSLRSLFHYLSQIAEDEDFYPLLKRNIMAKIEIKRTHKPKDTAAKLKGKILEEEELLEFIGYILEGYAVDMEKNKQALYSHEINKERDACIASLILNSGLRVSEVVNLNVDDLDLNNKLLYVYRKGNNDETYKTPVYFREQAKDELATYMNLRQSRYRTPKREKGLFIALRNGDSEGSRMTKRAIQAMIMKYAKRFGKPYLTVHKLRHSFATDYYLQNDIYKTKEQLGHASTETTEIYAHLTDKTMSEAIERRTDDGM from the coding sequence ATGGAGGTGTCGAACTTGACCAACGTGCAAAAAGAGATTGATCGACGCAAGCTGGATGACAAACTACCTTCCATGCCTTGGTTCGTTCAGCAATTCATGGACTACAAGCTGCCTGACCTGTCCCCCTCTACCCTGCTCGAATATCTGAGAGATTACGAAGCTTTCTTTGGATGGTTGCGAGCAGAAGGGCTGTCCGAGGCAAGTTCTAATAAAGAAGTAACTTTGAATGAACTGGAAGTCCTACGCATGGATTCAGTTACCGCCTATCGGTTATTTCTCACAACCAAACGGGAAGGAACAAACTCCAGAATTACCGTCTCTCGCAAACTCTCTTCCCTTCGCTCCCTTTTCCATTACCTGAGCCAGATTGCGGAAGATGAAGACTTTTATCCTTTGCTGAAGCGGAACATTATGGCCAAAATCGAGATCAAGCGTACCCATAAACCCAAGGACACCGCTGCCAAACTCAAAGGTAAAATTCTGGAGGAAGAGGAACTGCTGGAATTTATCGGCTATATCCTTGAAGGTTACGCTGTTGATATGGAGAAGAACAAACAGGCACTGTACTCCCATGAAATCAACAAAGAACGGGACGCCTGTATTGCCAGCCTGATTCTGAATTCCGGCTTACGGGTGTCGGAAGTTGTGAACCTGAACGTCGATGATCTCGATCTGAACAACAAACTCCTGTATGTTTATCGCAAAGGTAACAATGATGAGACGTACAAAACACCCGTTTATTTCAGGGAGCAAGCCAAGGACGAACTCGCAACTTATATGAACCTGCGGCAATCACGTTACCGTACGCCCAAGCGGGAGAAAGGTCTGTTCATTGCTTTGCGTAACGGAGATTCAGAAGGCAGTCGAATGACCAAAAGAGCGATTCAGGCCATGATCATGAAATACGCCAAGCGCTTTGGCAAACCCTACTTGACCGTGCACAAATTACGCCACTCATTCGCAACCGACTATTATTTGCAAAATGATATTTACAAAACGAAGGAGCAGCTTGGACACGCTTCTACGGAAACAACCGAGATCTATGCTCACCTTACCGACAAAACGATGTCCGAAGCCATCGAACGTCGTACTGATGACGGGATGTAA
- the mobB gene encoding molybdopterin-guanine dinucleotide biosynthesis protein B, with the protein MTTMSDTKPHIIQIVGYKNTGKTTLTAALIGYFSSMGLKVAAIKHDGHDHFEMDQEGTDSYRFGEAGASAVVVMSEKRTAIMERQATKLEDMLSYLSGYDWIVVEGFKDASYPKFVMVREEKDLNLVDQLKGVVGMISWLPSEQFIEQSTVSRDITWYSVHETEDIAKALLAMVESE; encoded by the coding sequence ATGACTACAATGAGTGATACAAAGCCACATATCATACAGATTGTTGGATACAAAAACACGGGCAAGACAACCCTGACAGCCGCGCTGATCGGGTACTTTTCTTCTATGGGACTTAAAGTAGCAGCAATTAAGCATGATGGACATGACCATTTTGAGATGGATCAAGAAGGAACGGATTCGTATCGATTTGGAGAGGCTGGGGCCTCGGCGGTGGTTGTTATGTCGGAGAAACGTACTGCGATTATGGAGCGACAGGCAACCAAGCTGGAGGATATGCTGAGCTATCTGTCGGGTTATGATTGGATTGTTGTTGAAGGATTCAAGGATGCTTCTTATCCCAAATTCGTGATGGTTCGAGAAGAGAAAGATCTGAACTTGGTTGATCAGCTTAAAGGGGTAGTGGGTATGATCTCATGGTTACCTTCAGAGCAGTTTATAGAGCAGAGCACCGTAAGCAGAGATATAACATGGTACTCGGTTCATGAAACTGAGGATATAGCCAAAGCGTTGTTAGCGATGGTTGAGAGCGAGTGA